The genomic DNA ataatatatatcacTGTCCTCCCGTCACGTGTCTAATGGACTTCGATTCACACCAACCCTTTTATTAAATCTTATATGCGCAGTGTGATTGGGctataaaaatttacaacaaTATCATATAATTATCTATGTTGCAGTCAAATTTTATCATATCATAACTCTCTCAAGCTCAGCCAAGTCATGATACCCCCACCAGCCCAATtaggaaagaaacaaaatttttagcACACATTATGTACTGCTGTCAAATCTTTATGGAGCTTCTGTTAACTGGAACAAAGCTGAGAAGAAAAGAGGATAGTGATGCTTGGATAAAGGGTTTTGAAGGGCATCTGTGCTATATGTTTGCTTTAGCTTATATCACTCCAGAAGAGATGGTAGAGGTTTCTTTAACAGTCACACTTCATTTTCCATTCAAAGGAAACAAGTTATATATGGATCCATCAGAACCATTGTTTCTTCAGTTGCTTGGACGCAGATGATAATTCTCAAGAGGAATCAATTGCAGAGGAAATTAGCCGAGAAATGTTTTGCGATTCTTGTGACAGAAAACAAGATCACATTCTTCTAAAATGAACCCCAATTGGGGCATTCATATAACATTTTGTTTTTGCAGTGTATTAATTACGCTATAGGAAGTTTGCTACCTCAATTTGGAGATCATTTGCAAAATCAAACAACCCGGAAAGAATCGGCTATCTTCTTCAAATCGTTATAGTGCCTCTTCCATTGAAGACCTGCATAAAACCCAAATGAGTCTGAATTACTCTCATTCTTGCTTGTTGATATGAAGCTCATGAGAGTGTGGAAAGAAAAGCACACCATTTGCAGTTATATTGAACAAATAAAGGCGATTCCCTGCCGCTGTTGCAGTGATAAGAGCATGAGGGGGTTCCAGCTCGAACTGGTAATATTTTCTTCCCGAGTGTTCGGTTACCTCCATACTTATCACCTTCCCTTCCACATTCTCTCCAATAACTTCTGGCCCGAATGCACTGATGACTTTCTCCGGTGGTCCAATTCGTTCTATTTTAGCATCGTCTCCAAGATCTGCTTATCGCATGAAACATATcaaacaaaaatggaagtgCTAATGCCAAAGTCTATAAGCTACACAAGCATCTGAGCACATTTTTTTGGTCATAAGATGGTTTAGTAGAGAGTGCAGGAAGCTAGCTCACTGTCTGCGAATCTGAGGACGGGAGCGACAATGACAAAAAGGCGGCCTTCCTTGGGACTAGCAAATCTCAAGTCAATCTCTGTTCCACCTAAATCTGCAATGGAGACAGGAACCTGTAAATGCAGAGGTTAAGAAGCAGATTAAGTTAAACTTTGCATAATCAAATTGGTGAGGGAAATCCTTTCTAGCCCCTTGAATCTGAACGTAAATTCAGTTAAGCTTGATGAACTGGGTACTTCGTTTATTTACCTCTCCCCAATCTTCAGGCACCGAGAACAAGTAAGGGATAATAGGACTCCATCCAACGCCATGCCCTCCAGACTTCTCATCTGGTCTGCGGTACGTCCTCCAACCTGTCTGAGCAATTTCctctttaataaaaaatgaaccTCTACAACAAACAAACAACGTATGGAGtctttatcttattattatatacagTCTGCTATGAACCTAATCGCGCCAATTATTTATATCTATTGCCTTGTTTTCTGTAAGGACTTTAAACTCATATCATACCTAAATGTCTCTCACAAAAGGGAACCTCTACTTGTATAAAACTATCAATGAAAAAGGAGAACCTGAACAGAAGAATCAGTATCTTAGCCCGTACATATCTCCGGCAGTTGTCAAGTTGGAGTACCAGAGATTTTTCTTTCTGTGTGGGATGATTGATTGAACTCATAAACTAACTTTTCTAGCTACCAGGAGGGTTACAATAAGAAAATTCTATCAGTAGGAAATATAGAGTGAAAATTAAACAAGCAAAGACTTTGCAAACTAACCTTGTTCATCTGGTTCAGAGAGACCAGGAATCCTTCCTGCCAGAGGGCCTTGTTTGATAGCTGCAGCTCCTTCCCTTGGAAAACCCAGAACAGCTGAAGAAATCAAACAAATCCCAGAAACTAGAGCTTGCCTTCTCTTCAGAAACCCAGAAGAACTCTCACTCTGCTCATCTACAAACCCGTTTTCTCTCGGAACTGCTGAAACCTTGGATTTATCAGATGAAGAATGAACCACCATATGACGATGACGAGGATTAAGTTGCTGGTGAGTTCTCCATAAGGAGCAACAGCTTGTGATCGAGGCTGTTACCATCTTCTCTTCAGAGAAGTATGGTGATTAAGTTTACAGAAGAGATTGTCTGCAACTTTCAGAGATTCCAGCTCAATAATGAACTCACACAAGTAGAGGAGAGTGAGAGCTTGCGACAAATTGGGCAAGATTTCTCTATGATGTGGACCAGCTCTTTGTAGCTGTAAGGTCCTGATGAGGATTAGTTctatttctattatatttttgtgGACTAGGTGCTACGACTCTCTATGACCGTGATTGGCCCATTTTCTGAGTTAAACCCGTTCTGGCTGGGGAGAGTGCCACGTGTCTGTTGAATCAATCAGGTGGGTGAGATAGTTTTGTGGAAGGGAACTCAAAAAGTAAACTTCATATCTCCTATGAGGAAAAGACCATACTAGATGAACCCCTCTCAATTTAACCTGTCTGATTAACAATATAGCTTGCAGCATCAACATATCTAAATCAGAATTCCATTACAGCCTAATCTTCGTAAACTAGATAAAACATTCAACTATCAAAAAAATAACAGCAAGCTGTACCATTTGACTGTCACAGACATTGATGAAGGGTACAATAACCATCTGGGTGTCTTTACATATCATTCAAGcaatgagaagaaagaagaatcaTCTACTTAACCCTGTATTTTTAAACCTTCCTCGGCGCTTTTTTGAAATAGGAGAAGACAAGAATAGAAAGAAGATAAAATGGAAATGTTATGTGGCTCAAAAGTAATATTTGTAGTAACATCTCTGGCGAACAGAAGAGACCATCTTCCTCAGCACAATCAAGGCAAAGGCAAGGGAGGCTTCCAGTGGCTGAACTCTACCAAGTTTCTGTTCACTATAGATCCATTGTGCAGCCAGAATGTTTCGGCTGATTGGTGGAAATGCCTGACTTTCCTCTGAAGTTCCCATAGGATTCCATTAAACGCTGAGCAGGCATCTGATTCGGGCGCATAAACCCATAAGCATCTAACCCGTCTGCCATGGGCGATCATCCTCTCTATATCTTTATCTGAGAAAAAAGCAAAGCCATTAGAAATGATGCTGCAGgttagaaaagagaaattttatgGACCAGTAAATTTCACCTGGTATTGAGGCTAGGTACTCAAGAAGTTCAGGACCTATACGATTCCAGGGCCATTTGATAGATATCTGGGTGTAGTCCATAACATTTTGAAAAGGCAATTCCACATAATCCGATATGATCACTGGGACACACTCCTGTTCAGCAATTGTCTTATCGCAGTTAGATAATATTACTAGactattaatattaattcatgagagagagagagagagagagagagagagaccacaAAGAAAGACTCGAAAAAGCGAAGAGTCCATGATGACTCGCCACGTGGAGCAAGGCAAAACTTGGCATTTCGGAGATGttcaaaatattctttcttTCCAAATTTGTCAGGGCCACTGAACTTCAACTCTGGAGATTCCAACTGTTTACAAAATCAACATCCGCATATTTGGGAGGAAATATCTTTTGAAAAAGACAGAGCGACAAAGAGAGGACagaaaaaatatgagaaagGTCCTGCTCATGGAGATAGTAAGCAATGCCAAGAGTTCAATGCCCAAGAGTGGAACGCATAAAAACTTCACATACTTGCAACTCTAAGAAATAAGCCATTGAATtcattatttaagaaataaaaaaatgctaCTCAAGACAATTTTGATCATATACCATAGTTAGCATCAATAATCAAGGAGGAAAAAAGGTCCTCAAAGAAATCAACATCAATAtggacaagaaaagaaatttatcaATGAACGAGCAGCTCCTGTTCTACATGTGTATAACTGATGCTCAAATAAGAGTGTCAACAATTCCATGGCCTCTTTTTGACAACACAACATCAATCCATCAAAGATAGATGGGAGCCAACATGTCACAGCTGCAGCAAATACATAACTAATGGGCAAGGATCAAACAATTCCAGCAGGTAATGTATAGTGAGTGAATTTTCCCCCTTTTCTagcaatcttttttttttttggattttttttcttcttttgacagCAACATCATGGGAATCAAACTTGATCCTTCCTTGCTGAATGCAGTCTAAGCCACAAAGATGTCGCCAAGGAAACATAATAAATTGAACATCCAGCTAATCTATTAGATGCTCAAACTACTGATAGTATTTCTGAAGCAATTAGCAGAGCTGCTATATACCATTACAAATATGAATGACAGCATGTAACTTTCGAGTTAATGCCTAAAAATcaggaaaaatgaaaatggatAAATCCTATGAGACAACAATGAAGTTATAGAGGAAGGCATACTCTGTCAGGGTATTGCTTTGCAAGCTCCACCAATCGAAGCCGACCAACTTTCCCTTGTGCCCGGCCTAAAAAATTTGCCAAATATTTCCTTTTAGATAGAGGCAAGGGCTGGACTAATCCATGCCCACGAATAGTCATCCCGTCATCAACATTTCCGGGAATGATAATATCTTTCCATGTATTAAATGCACTTGTGTCTCGCTTATCTGTGCGGTCACCCTGCAATAAATCAGAAGAGATACAACATCATTGAACTCAACTAAAGGTACTCAAGCTATCATCATTTTGACTGACATATATGAAACAAGGGAATTGTACACTTCAAGAAGGTAACGATGATATCATCAAATTTGAACCAATGTACAGAATGCCATCAATAGGAATCTGAAACTAGAGTAGATAgacagtgttattaaaggcatgCCTCCCACGTGGGCACAGACCAGCCAGGCACACCTAGGCCCACCAGGCCCTCACGCGCAGCCTTAGGATTAGGCACACCTGGctttttttaactgtttttagggtttatatttaccgtttgttatttatttaattttttactgtttaggggtttatatttattgctgTAACTTTTTTAGAAATTAACTATATCTAATAGAATTCTAGTGGGAAAAAGAAACTTTTGAGATTCAAATTCCAATTATTactaaatactaaataaacaacaaatcaaaagaaaacaaaaaacaacataaGAGCTgacagccaaaaaaaaaaaaaagaaataaagaaagaaaactgaAGAGACTTTCAAACCAAGCAACACAAGAACTAAAGAGACTCTCTTCTTCAAACAGCACAATTTCCTTCTTCAAACTTACATCATCTCCTTTCTCCAAACGGCACCAATATTTCCAGGTATGTTTGTTGTCtcctctttttatttattttctagtttcaTTTTTCTGCTTTTCCTTTTCCATGCTTTGCTGGTATTGTGAATTTTCAGTTTACaaaaactgttttttttttttttattttgattaatgaaGAATTAATGCAGAATTTCTAGTAACTCCTCTGTGTAGGTGGTGCAGAATTTTTATGCATAATTTTCCGTCTTTTGTTATGCagaattttgattcttttttacGCAGAATTTTCAGTctttttttatgcaaaattctTGGTGA from Diospyros lotus cultivar Yz01 chromosome 4, ASM1463336v1, whole genome shotgun sequence includes the following:
- the LOC127799940 gene encoding probable beta-1,4-xylosyltransferase IRX10, coding for MKMGSLSNKSSSRTLFGAHCTRAHQIGALVLVASTFFVTRLIDQPSSFASSAVDDRFYGSQDILLFAGGGSISWPRRGYGSHLSLKIYVYDEREIDGLKPLLYGRDGKISSDACVKGQWGTQVKIHRMLLQSRFRTRKKEEADLFFVPSYVKCVRMMGGLNDKEINQTYVKVLSQMPYFRLSGGRNHIFVFPSGAGASLFRSWATYLNRSIILSPEGDRTDKRDTSAFNTWKDIIIPGNVDDGMTIRGHGLVQPLPLSKRKYLANFLGRAQGKVGRLRLVELAKQYPDRLESPELKFSGPDKFGKKEYFEHLRNAKFCLAPRGESSWTLRFFESFFVECVPVIISDYVELPFQNVMDYTQISIKWPWNRIGPELLEYLASIPDKDIERMIAHGRRVRCLWVYAPESDACSAFNGILWELQRKVRHFHQSAETFWLHNGSIVNRNLVEFSHWKPPLPLP
- the LOC127799941 gene encoding psbP domain-containing protein 4, chloroplastic isoform X1, with amino-acid sequence MVTASITSCCSLWRTHQQLNPRHRHMVVHSSSDKSKVSAVPRENGFVDEQSESSSGFLKRRQALVSGICLISSAVLGFPREGAAAIKQGPLAGRIPGLSEPDEQGWRTYRRPDEKSGGHGVGWSPIIPYLFSVPEDWGEVPVSIADLGGTEIDLRFASPKEGRLFVIVAPVLRFADNLGDDAKIERIGPPEKVISAFGPEVIGENVEGKVISMEVTEHSGRKYYQFELEPPHALITATAAGNRLYLFNITANGLQWKRHYNDLKKIADSFRVV
- the LOC127799941 gene encoding psbP domain-containing protein 4, chloroplastic isoform X2 gives rise to the protein MNKTGWRTYRRPDEKSGGHGVGWSPIIPYLFSVPEDWGEVPVSIADLGGTEIDLRFASPKEGRLFVIVAPVLRFADNLGDDAKIERIGPPEKVISAFGPEVIGENVEGKVISMEVTEHSGRKYYQFELEPPHALITATAAGNRLYLFNITANGLQWKRHYNDLKKIADSFRVV